GTAATGATGAAATTGGACTATATTGCAAACGTAAGGgtgtaaattgataaaattgataCCTGGAGTCCATATTGAGAACCAACCTAAACCAACAGGGTGTCTTTTATTGTTAGCCCTATTCTTAAAAAGAGAGACACGTGTCAGATTGTGGCTGAGCCACATTAGTAGGTAAGGAGGAATTCCTCCTTATGGGCAAGGAGGGAAGCATTATCCACTTTGTAAAGTATGTGCAGtgattaaataaaaagatttttatcacaaacgatcccttaatttttttgaagttcttATTTTAGTCCTTAAACTctcaaataaattaatatgatCATTCATCTTTTAGTCTACACATCAATTTGGTCCATGTTATTGCATTCAGACAAAAGATTCGTTGAATATTGTCACATATCATGATAATATTCTCACAAGACTCAAGGGAGTCACCTCTAATTAAACCCCCACCCCCAAAACGATCCAAAGCTAAGGGCTCCGAAGCTTGACGGAGAAGAGAGTGCATCCCTAGTCTTGCAAGAGCATAATTTAACGCAAAACGTGATGAAAGCTTAGGTGTTCAAATTGATCTTGCACAAAGGAAATGTTCTGGGAAACTTGGAATCTCGTTTCACCCTGGCAAACTTGAAACCTTTAGAAATTAGATATTGCAAATCTTTCAACAAGGCATAAACTTCAGCAACCAGAAGAGAGCTTGAACCAATGTTAGATATTGCCCCAACATAATTAGTAACTAGTAGTAGCATCTCAAAATGCATCGATACTATTACTATTAGTAGTGCTTATATTTTAGTTTGTTGAGGTACTTTTCTAATATGAATCCAACACATGGATGAGGTTTAATCGTCATATATCTAGCTCAACATAAGTCGTCACTTTCTTAATCGTCGTTTCGTCTATTAATTAGATATAATTATTAAGTTGTCACTTCAACTTTTTTTATGGACAATTTGGCAAATTCAGTTTTCAGACCgacaaatatattatatatacaaaattaaGCTTTCAGTGATGTCGCAGGGTAGAAGGATTTTCCACTTATTTTGTCGCTGGTGGAGATTTCAACTTTCACTTGAATAGTTGGCGTTGAAATTACAGGTACTGTAAGTTAATTTAATGGCCTAATGACATGAAACTCTCCAGTCCAGACTAATCTTTAGTGCCGCCATAGTACTGTATCACATCATATCTATAAGGGATAAGTTTTTATAGTTTCTTAGatgtaaataaaattctatttattttcttaaagaGAAAGATTGATGTTTAAATATATGAGGTATGTTCCGCCTTTGCATATTTAAGAATCCCGAATTTAGAGAGTACGTATTTATCATCATTtcataaaatttcaaatatttaaatcatCTAACGACTTAAAGTAAGCCAAATCAgctaaatatgtttttttgcctttttaaCGATAACGGCATTCGTTACTCCTTGTTTTCTCCTCAGAACCAACTTCATCGTCACTCTcaatctttttcctttctttttctaatgaATAATTAGAAATTCCTAACTCGGTCCTGAGAAACACCAACCTATTTCAGATTACCAAGCCTGCTTCTCAACTGACTATGTGATTTACACAAATAGAAGGTCACTTTCACAATaccaattttataataatCCTCCTGATCTCAAGTTGGAAAATCTGTTAAAGGATAGGGTGAGGGGATCTAccatcataaataaaaaaaataaaaaaaagaatatatgagtgaaattataaataaataaataaattcatttttatcatGAAAAGATATTAGGGATATGGAGGAGGATGGAAATATTGGGGGGTGGCCACGGAAGCTGATGACAAGCAATCATGAGGAGGATGAATAGGAATAGAAATTAGATGCGGCTCGAAAGGAGGAAATCTGGTAAGTGTTGGAAGATGGCTGCGTAGCCCTTAATGGAGTTATAGTCATGATGAGGATTATGGATACTGGGGTTGAGAGACGGAGGGATTGTTACCGtcaattttcaaagaaaattacaaatctATCCTGTAGCTTATGTGGCTTGCTTCAAGTTGTTAGATGATTTGAATGTTTGAGATTTTATGAAATGCAGATAAATGTATATTCTCTAATGCATAAGCTCGAAATCCCGTATCTAACTACATGTTAgccaaatatatttatatttccacaaattaatacattatatataaaaaggaataaaatgaTTAGTGATTCAACACATCCATATAATGTCACAAcaaattctttaaaaatgaataaaattataGATTTATGTGAGGGATAAGTCAGCAGCCAACCAACATTTTAATTATCAGTACTGACGCCACAAACAAGTACGATTATATTTGGAAATTTgagatttaatttataaaagagTGCTACTAAacgaaccttaaaattaactaaatacACCTTActaccaaactatttattgaattactaatttaccctaatataaaatgaccaaaaagaatatatatatatatttttttttaattgtgaaactaatgtaattttaataaatacacCCTCCTCACCATCTTCAACCATAATAAAAGAAATGTTGTCACATATTGATTCCAGTATGCAactaataaaagaaaaataactaaaacaaaaaaaaacaaaagaaacccCACCACCTTGGCTTCATTTATACTTAATTTCAAGAGAGGGCAACATTCATCTTTCATATGGGAACACACCTAGGAAAGTCAAAGAGCACGATGACATGAATTTGGCTCATATAAGTAGGAAAGCTCTTTTGATTGATCGAGATGGAAATGACATTGTCATGGATTTAGTTGACATGATGAATAAAAGAATATAAGTGTGCTAAGCCCACTTGATGTACGATGGTCATCAAGATGATAATCTGGGGGTACGGCAGGGGGTTGGGTACCTTGATAAATTTTCGGGGCCTTGGGTATGGGGTTGGGTACAAAGGGATGTGTGGGAGGGAGGGTGTAGAACTTGGAGatgggtggtggtggaggaagGAATGGGCGGGCCACGGGTGGGGGTTGGGTGTGGAGGTGATTGTGGGAGGAGAGGGAGAGTGAGGGACTGGGttggtttttaatattttagttttatgaataaatattttcaattatttcatttgtatAGGGAGTACTgtgggtatttttggtagtgaaatagggtgtacttagttaattttatattttattttaaatattatagtGTACTTATATCTTATGGtatactcagttaattttagggttcgtttagtaacactctttataaaattataaagcAAGCATATATATTCATCTCCATctataaaacaaaaggtagagaatggtgaaacattcaaaatattagaaaatacCCTTTGTTAatacaaacattaagaattgaaattattaattaaatgaagataatatggtaaattcacaatttttcatattaaaaaattttaaaaaaaatcagataataaatcttatttttataaaacacaactatccattatctttttatattctaaaataaaataataaataaataaaatccattgGCACACGTATGAGCATTATTATGTTGAAATAAAATTCacaagaatatatataaaaagaaaaggcacaTACGCGTGAAAGCCAAAGGTACTCTTTATTGGCCACTTGACCCATTATATATAGTTGGTGCCCTGTAGTGTAGGCTTGTTTTGTATACTTATTTTTCACGTGACATATAGAATGGGGTTAGGTTCATTGAATAATAGAGGTTTTTCTGGTTGAGCACAGGTTTTTCTGATTCGATCAGCCCTCATATATATCTGCACTAACGAAAATGCTACTAACTGTCAACAAATCCATAATGAGTAGTGTATTAATGCAAGTACCAAGCGAATTGCCTTCTGCCATATATGAACACTGAATAGGTCaattcaattacaattatgaaaatagaaaagttgactttgtgagagcttttcatctcatctttgtgagagttttatttgtattgttatggtttgattttttcaaaatttatcttttttttattattctaagtttgcaatcttagttgggatgcctatgccagagtttcttcgatcttgcctgATCGTTAATGGAGATACAccagattgtcttaattttgatattagaccgctccgttattgtaatggacCTTTTGTGactagtgacttttttggctgaattataaatgcaatcatagaatttctcaacaacaaaaaaattcttacTGCCAGTAATGGTGTAAACTGCTACTTGTTCACCCCTGATGTGTTCATATAGTACCACTCAATAATGTAAgttatttttgataaattactcattttatatttttcggATATATTGATGTTCAGTCCTCTTCTATTGAGAAATTCTTAAATACTTTTAGGAAAAAGCTTGGCATCTAATTAAAGACCAACACAGTGCTTTAAGAAAACATTATAATAACAACAATCTAATTGATTGgtcaaataattttgaattcaaatgatttttttgttaaaataaacattaaatgaatatctataaaataaacagttgaaattaataaaatactgAAGCTCTCTTTATTAATGTCATTACATcgaataaaattaaagaattatttaacagagagaaaaataggGCCTGTGTGGCGTTGACAAGGGGGTATATTTAAGAATAAACTATGATACATGTGGGCTTTATATACCGCCTCTCCATGCTGAGATTGCCCCATCAAAGACGCAAAGCTTATCTCGTGAAGCTTTTCTCTGCTTCCTTCCTCTTCCCCTTTATATCCTCCCTTTAATTTCCCTACCCTTCTGGCATTCTTCAAAACACTCCCTCTTTCTAATGCCCACCTTAACCACCACTACAACTTGATCAAATTCTTGTGATTCTTTTTGGGGCGGGCTTCATCcatatttttccttattttggGGGCTAGGCAGTCCCTCTTTTTGCATGatccatttgtttttgttcattgAGAAAGTATGAGTAACACAATGATCCCAAGAGTGAAGGTCATGGTTTATTTGGTCTACGACCGGGGTTAAACTGGATCCGACCCGTTCACAACTTTTTTGTGTGCcctttattattttgttcataatACAAAGTAGAAGAAGATTTCTCCTTGCAATTAAATTCATGGAAGAGGGTGGTGTTGTGTGTGGTTTTTAAACCCAACATCCATATacatcttctctttctttattcatTGTAATTTCCAGTCATCTTTGGATGTGATGAAGGAAAAGGGTAAGAAGGGCTTGATAGTCAAAACCTGGGAGCGATGCAAATCAATAGGCCGTGGCCGCAACTTgactactactactactactatGGTGCCTGCTCTGACAATCAAGAGCAGGTCCTGCCCGCATATCAACCTCGGGGTCCCCGAAAGGGAAGAGAAGCGCGCCAGCAGGCGCCAAGTCGCTCCCGAGGGCTGCTTCTCCGTCTACGTGGGACCCCAAAAGCAAAGGTTCGTGGTGAAAACCGAATATGCAAACCATCCTCTCTTCAAGATGCTACTTGAAGAAGCTGAGTCGGAATTCGGGTACGACAGCCAAGGTCCTCTTGTGCTGCCTTGTAACGTTGAAGTGTTCTACAAGGTGCTGATGGAAATGGACGATTGTGGTAACCCAAAGGTTCCTCAAGGGTGTGGCTTGGCTAAGCGTTATGGCTCTTACCATCTTCTTAGCCCGTCTCGGATGGTTGCTATAAATCAGTTCTGATTATAATGTGTATTAATGGTGTAGCTTGCTTGGGTTGTATGTATTTGCGTTTGCAATAATAAATTTTGTGGGATTGAAATTTTCTTCAGTCTGTCAAGAACCTTGTTGTAATATAGCGGTTGGtataaatttttgtatttgtattttgagCTTTTAGATTCCATCTCAATCATCGTGCTGCTTGCAATATGATGAAGCATAAATTATCATATGCAAATTAGGGGTAATTAAGAAATTGAGGAGGTTTCTTGATAATGTTATAAATAATAGAGATTAGGAGCAAGTCGGTAGCAACTTGCAAACAAGGGGCTAATATATGCTAAAAGTAATTATGTCATCTTCTTGTATGATATGATTTGATGAAAAGGGGAAAGATAAGATCACGAATATTTTAGGGACCAAGCTATGCCTGGGATATGAAGAGGGCTGAACCCTACGTTAATTGACCCCTCGCTACAGTCCAAATGATTCATTACAACTTAATATTATCAAGACACAGACtgtttttgcaatttgatTAGCCACCTTAAGGTCGGTAATACATAGGTGTCCTGATTGATAGTTATATTTCATTATCTTCCTTTTGCTAATCTCAGCAGTTTATGTAAGGAACCAGGTAAATCTAGTTCTGGTGTGGGTCGGAGAGAAACTTTGGTTGTTAGCGGTGGGATCAGCGGCCACTTGTTGTGTTCAAGAGAAGAATTTATCTAGTGTAACAGCCACTTGTTGGTAACGTAATATTATTGattcacgtattataatataaataaataacatgaTTGATATTTCAATcacctaaaatataatattagtTGATTGCATGCCGTTCCTCTTCTTCAATCAATATAGTTACGCCActagtttttcttcttttttactttcatttaattattagTTTTTGTACGTGATTGGTGTGATGAATGCATGAGAGAGAGGACGGAAGAAATGGGAATATCATTTACAGTTTGTTTAATCGTATGTGTTTGTTTAATTGTATATAATCATTATTTACAGTTGGTAATTggttatataataatatatataacttgGGTTGGGTATGAACGCAGCAAATTGGAAGGGTTTTAATTAACAATCTCGTTGAATACTggtgtttaattttaattaagttGGAGATAAGTTGGTCTTAATTCTTAATCAGCAATAATAGCTAGCTAATGAACCCACTTCACAGTTCACACACCATTGAAAATACGTGTATACTACAATCCCATATCCATTATGTCACCACCACGCATGCCATTCATCAAAGTTGACATTAgacttttctttatttgtttttctttttattcttcttctcattttgtttggttgtgcCAGAATACTTGGTTCAGGCCTGGTGGAGTTGGTAAACCCATTTCTTTAGTAACAAtaatgcttttgttttttttgtcaaaacaaacatttttAATTTACTCACTCTATAGTTTGTCAGccgaaaaataataataataataataataataaaataaacaactaAGGttcgtttgataaccattataattttagtttttaaatttttatttttttgtgttagagtatagaggaaaatgagagtgaaaATAGGACTTAGGATGAGATTGAaagagaggatgagaggggaggatggtagggaggagtaacaaaaatgaaaataatttaaaatatatttcagtttttagtttttgttttcacttttgttacttctCCCTCCTATCCTCCCATCTCATGTTCCCTCTTaatccaatttttatttttattctcacttccattctttcta
The window above is part of the Prunus dulcis chromosome 1, ALMONDv2, whole genome shotgun sequence genome. Proteins encoded here:
- the LOC117615657 gene encoding auxin-responsive protein SAUR32-like, producing the protein MKEKGKKGLIVKTWERCKSIGRGRNLTTTTTTMVPALTIKSRSCPHINLGVPEREEKRASRRQVAPEGCFSVYVGPQKQRFVVKTEYANHPLFKMLLEEAESEFGYDSQGPLVLPCNVEVFYKVLMEMDDCGNPKVPQGCGLAKRYGSYHLLSPSRMVAINQF